In the genome of Primulina tabacum isolate GXHZ01 chromosome 13, ASM2559414v2, whole genome shotgun sequence, the window ATTTGTCATTTTTATTCTTAAAAAACTTATGATATTCCGCAATTTTCCTCAATTTTGTAATTGTTTTTGGAGATCtcaaatcatattttattagaAGCATTTactttttacaaaatattttgtattttttatcattttcattttCAGTATTTTGGTTTCATATTTTGTGCATTTTTACAAATTTTGTCTtttgttttcttatttttattaatattatataattttcaaaGCATTCATATTATAAAAAGtaaattaattttgattaaaTCATTGCTTgtcattaattaattttgttaataaaaatatatgtaggtttttgtttaaaatgttatcaaattttattaaaaaaaaattattggtcaaataaaatttatgatCTATGTTTAAGTTAGCACACATTGTAAAAATTATTGTTACGCCTATGTATGTATGTTTTCGTATAAATTCATCGCAAGACTATCGAATAGAaacttatatatttttatgtttctcATGGTGTATGGTTtatcatgacaataaattcatcaCAAAAAATTTATGCGACTGTCTCAATGATGATTTTATGTGACATATCTCATATCCGACTTAGTTaatgaaaactgaaattttttacTCTAGATATATATCAGATCGACTCCTTTTACATGAGACCACCTAAATATAAATCAGATTGAAAAGGGAGATATAATTGTATGATTTGGAGAACATGCGGGTAATAATGATTTCATGTTCCATAGCTCTTTCTATGTGAGAGGGGAGGCGAGGAGGGCCATGTTAATTATGATCTTATCAACTAAATCAACATTTTAGTAAATATGAGCCGTTGGATGTCCTTAAATTTCGCAATCAATGTTGAGTTTATCAAGGAAGAGAACCAGATTTTTAGAGCCATGAGTACCGCTTTTGTGCTgctttcgaaatcattttctttGGCGAAGCACAAGTGTACCAACGCACACATTATATATGTTTGtacaatttattaaaatttaaacattttattgatattataattattaaaacatatTATGATACCAAAAATTAGCTACTTTAAGTCACAACttagtaatataatataaattattattgtttttgcGATAGAACTGACGGTATGTCGTTTTTATTTCGAGACAAAAGAGTAGTtcgattcattttttttttttttgagtttataatttttaaaaaatgttattatataataatgtcAATTgagctaaaataaatttattattcttgaattctttttttcttcatatcataaaagtttatttttcttaTGTCAGTTGTCTTATTTCATATTTCCAATAGTGCCTTAAATTATTCCAGTGAAAACTACAAAAACCAAGAAAAATCCTACAGCTTAGAATTTAAAACATAATGAAAAAGTCGTTAGTgctgtgaaaaagtaaaaatttatggtaaaaagtaaaaatctcaaactctcaaaatttaccaaactacacactttataatatttttctctctactcaattgtgattttcttcacaaatgagagatctatttataggaaatctttacaaataatccaaaaataaaatacatcattacctacatcatcacacactaattttcaatatttacaactcttattttcaacattcaaatattcaatacacacattttaaatatatttttcaacactctcccttgtgatgatgatcataatgattgtcttcattacgtgtttttatactgactcgttaaaaaccttactagaaaaaacccattgggataaaaaccatagcaagggaaaaagagtgcagtcacgtaatctccccctcatgttgacacgaacaattcttcacaagtttcgtagattgcgcatcccaatattatttatatgctttctgaatattgacgtaggaagcgcctttgtgaagagatatgatgaattttcacttgattgaatgtgacgaacatcaatacatttattcttctcaagctccttggtgaatgcgaagaacttaggaggaatatgtttagttctgtcgctttttatgtatcattctttcatttgagcaacacatgcagcattatcttcatatagtatcacaggcttctcgtcgaatgataatccgcatgagatttggatatgttggtcattgattttaaccacacacattcacgacttgcttcatgtagtgcaataatctcggcatgatttgatgaagttgttacgagcgtttgtttatgtgaacgccaagaaattgcagtgcctccacgagtaaaaacatatccagtttgggaacgtgccttgtgtggatcagataagtatccagcatcggcataaccaattatacttggattagcatcttttgaatacaaaagtcccaagtctgtcgttcctcgtagataacggaatatatgtttaattccgttccagtgtctctttgttggatatgtgctaaatcttgccaacaaatttacggcaaaagatatatcaggccttgtacaatttgtaagatacataagggcaccgatagcacttagatatggtacttctggaccaagaatatcttcatcttcttcacatggtcggaatggatccttttctatgtttaatgatctaacaatcattggagtacttaaaggatttgatttatccatattaaaacgtttaaggatcttttctgtataatttgtctggtgaacaaacattccacattctttttgttcaatttgtaaacccagacaatacttggtttttccaagatccttcatttcaaattcttccttcaagtatgacacaacttcttgaatttccttattcgttccaatgatgtttaaatcatcaacatatacagcaataattacgcatccggatgttgttttcttaatgaaaacacaagggcatattgaattatttacatatccctttttcatcaagtgatcacttagtcgattataccacattcgaccagattgctttaactcatataatgatctttgtaatttcacataataacattctctgggttttgaactttgtgcttcaggcatcttaaatccttcagggattttcatatatatattactatcaagtgatccatataagtaagctgtaacaacatccataagacgcatttctaaattttcagataccgccaagctaatcaaataccgaaacgtaattgcatccatcacgggagaatacgtttcttcataatcaattccaggcctttgagaaaaatcttgtgcaacaagtcgagctttatatctcactatttcatttttctcatttcgctttcgaataaaaactcatttgtatccaacaggttttacaccttcaggtgtaaggactataggtccaaaatcattacgtttatttagcgaatccaattcaacctggatgattttttatccaatcctgccgatttttacattcaccaaaagattttggttcatgatcttcattatcatttatgatgtcgattgccacattataagaaaatatatcatcaatttcttctatatcttttcggttccatatttttccagtattaatgtaattgatagagatttcatgattctcgtcagtttgtggttttgacagaatattttcatcatcatgtgtttcttcaggaacactattctctattttgtgatcatcatgtgtttcttcaggaacatcattctttattttgtgatcatcgtgtttctctataaattttctttttcgaggatttttatccttggaaccgactggccttccacgcttcagtcgtttaatgacatcatgagtatcttcaatttgtttctttggaatttcaattcgagcaggggcatttgcagcatgtatatatgatttagttaccccttttgtgtcagcaaatgcatctggtatttgattggctattctttgcaagtgtacaatttgttgtacatctttttcacattgttttgttcttggatccagatgtaacaatgatgatacattccatgtaatttccttttcggtatgtttctgttctccccctaacattgggaagatttcctcattaaaatgacaatcagcaaaacgtgctgtgaacacgtcgtgtaaggaccgtgtatcgtgttatcgtaaatcttaagtgattatcgataatttatgaatttgatatgtgattatacatttgatgtatattataataatgaaattgagaaatgaatattgtatatgaattgacgttgtaagagctcgattggaaaggccggacgccaatatagtacaaaaataaataattgtacaGAACGAGTGGCGCCCGgacggtagaaaatgaccgcccgagcgccaatgtagAAATTTTGAGTCttcggacagaacatgccgcgcccgagcgcggtgcatttgaaagtcgggggcagaatgtctcgcgctcgggcgcgagaattctaccgcccgagcgccgaagcggTGGAAGATAAGAAtgctttctttcttcttttccttCGTCATTTCATTTCAGCAACTTCGAGGGAAAGTTAGAGAATtcgatttctttcgtccgaatcgacttcgaaacgctgtctaaacgcgaaacaaattatatatttgtgatcttcgcgtcgagggcttcaaactgaggtaattttcttctagttccagcagcttgaaagatcaaagtgctggaatagcatgtatttgaagtttaatttcttatatgtagtagaataaccgacaagaaacttgtattcaaagtcggaattgaattatgatatgaatttgatttgatatgaatttttgaagtttcaaatgatatttgaaactcatattaatgattttggagtatgttattgattggaatgagtatgttattgatgtagataaagtgtaatatcaatatcttcaggctacatcaactggaaacgaagaattgaggtatgttgcgatcgggtaacatacgacaggtatctgtattatatgatatatgtcggattgatttgattgattggaatgagattatgtgtctatatgccttatttgttgattcatgtggcatacatgacattgagattgagatatcgatgtataaaataaatgttttgttaacacacatcattttatgcatacatcgatacatgacatgcacgttgagctatgatccttggataccctgatatgattggattggattccggggtttgtgaacacaatcgctatgccggtattatatgacccgtaaagcatagacaattgtggcctcatatgattggatatgagatttgggatttgatggcgctttgccgacgctatcatacaagtatcccatattggccggtgtgccagctcgagcattgacttgatagcgattcgattgattctgacatgtgctcagtggatgggcatttgacccgatacctccacgacatacatacattgcataccatatatcattgcttagatatctgtggtatatatgattggttgttccatacggagctttgctcacccccaaggggggctgttgttgtctttgtgtgtggacaatggcaggtactccaggatatcaggagaccggagagggtacttctggagggagccacagcttgggctgaggttttatgttttgtcttgttcccagtatatatgtatatgtatctatataccggggcatgtcccgagaatgtgagttgtttgtatatgatagattttgatttcgtgtgggcatgtttatgacgtgagattaaatactatttttagtattcaaataaaatgatttgggctcattgtaaagaaaatttaaactcgttttccgctgtaattaattaaccctaatcagattgcattgtattaacgattaggagctaagggccccacacagagtggtatcagagcatagctgggaatgctctattgagtcttgtgtacacttgaataggcacaaatgaattgtgcgtacgTGTTTGACTTATTTGAATTACTTGCTCTtatgtgatttgatttgagtaagtatctgatgagattgatgatatgagatgatgagattgtgaaattgatatgatattgtgatattcatcttttgatttgtagatggatcacacaaatgaaactgcgagtagcagtactgagaagattgttgggcaatttgaaggattgtccatggatgttgtaatggctcgattccaggatctgaaaccaccgaAGTTCTTTGgtactgagagtgctgaaagagctgaggcctggctgaaggatatcgagcacttgtttaatattgttgagtattccaaTGGTCGGATACTGAAACTtgcaaataatccaaaaataaaatacatcattacctacatcatcacacactaattttcaatatttacaactcttattttcaacattcaaatattcaacattcaaatattcaatacacacattttaaatatatttttcaaccgTTAGTTTCTTCACTGAAAGAAACGAAATTTCACAAAATGGGGAGAGACATATTTCGGGTTGGGCTTGAAATTGAAATACTGGTGATGGCGTACTAAGAAAAAACGATGGGGCCCAGGACGACCGGTTGGCCCAATACCAAAAATCATGGGCCGAGTTCCTCAACGTgcagtatgacacaacttcggGCCACTTATTAGTTGCATTATTCTTCAGCTCTACAATTTCTTACCAAAGGTTGGATTCGAGATCTGAACTCTTCGATCCGTTGATAGTAAAGGAATAGAAAGCTTAGAAGATCGGGAATGGCTGCGGATGCCGGAGGACCCGACCCGCTGTTTGGGTTGAGGAACAACTTTTACTTGGGGGCGTACCAGGCTGCGATCAACAACAGCGAAATCCCCAATCTCTCTCCAGGGGACATCGTTGACAGAGACTGCCTTGTTTACCGTTCTTACATTGCCCTCGGTAGTCATCAGGTACAAtcaaattattttcaaaatccgATCTAGTTTCCATTTTTGATTAAATTTGGGATTGTTGTGTATTGATTGTTTTTCTCGGTTCTGTTTGGTGATGTAGCTTGTGATAAATGAGATTGATCCATCAGCAGCTACGCCACTTCAGGCCGTGAAATTGCTGGCTTTATACCTCTCGTGCCCGGATAACAAGGTAATTTCTAGAAAACAAAATCAATGCAACTGATCTGCATTTTTTTACTTTGAACCTCGAGTCGGAATGCTGGATGTAGACCTTGGTTGTACTATTTTTTGTTTTGGTAATCTACTAATCTTGTTCGGTTGGTAATTGTATATAATAATTCATGCACAATTAGCGTAGAGGATTTTTAGTTCATTTAGTGTTCTCAGAATTCTACCAGTCTCGTGCGGAGTATAAGCCTCCATCCTTAGTGAGAGAATTAATGCCTAGTAGGAAGACAATGAAATGAAGGTAAACAAAATTTGTGAGAAAGTTGAGTAATTATTGTTCTACTTTGCTCTTTTTTATTCGAGACGACGACTTAGAGTAAATCACGACCATCACGAAAACAAAAGTGATCATCTGAAACTAGAAAATACATGAAATTTGAAACAATGCTGATGAGATGTCACACAAAAAGTGATGAAGCAGGTAGTAATTATTGGTGCAAGATGTTGGTCGTGATTAATCAATGAGTTCATCTGTGATGTGTAGGAAGTGGCAATTTCTAGTCTTCGCGAGTGGTTAGGAGATGCAGTCATTGGAAACAACCCTATGCTGAGGCTTATAGCTGGAATTATATTCATGCACGAGCAGGATTATAATGAAGCCTTGAAGCACACAAATGTTGGGGGAACTGAGGGAACCATGGAGTTGTGAGTTGTTTCTGGATTTGATACAGCTTTGCAAAATGCTTTGTATCCATTCTATATTTATATGCCAAGTGTTGCTAATACTCACAATTTCTTGAAACATGTCGGTGCTGTGTTCTATTTGTATGTTCAAATTCCATCATACATTTACATGTTAAATCTTGTTCATTGTTGTCATTTCTGGAAACATGTTGGTGCCGCGTGCTACATATTGATGTAGCACTGATCTTACTCTTATCATACTTACTATTGTTTTTCACCTGTCTTTTGTCGACCTCAATTGAGGGTGAGTACTTTTATTAACCTCTCTGTAACTGTCAGCATGCTTGCTAAATGTATAATGTGTGTGATTATGAATGGATGTCTGCCCTTTTTTGCTAcatatttttgtgtttttcatTCTGGAACATGTTGGTGCTGCATGCTATATATTGATGTAGCCTTGATCTTACTCATCATACTGTTAGTATTGTTTTTGCACCTGTCTTTTGTTGACCTCAATGAGTGTGAGTACTTTTTTTAACCTCTCTTTAACTGTCAGCATGCTTGCAAAATGTATAATATGCGTGATTATGAATGAATGTCTGCCAATTTTTGCTACATATGTTTGAGTTTTGCATTGTGGCAAAGCACAAGGTGTTCGTGATGAGTTCCACACTGTAAATGGTTGCATTACATGCAACTTTTCTtgcataatatatattaatgttTTTATATGAAGATTTAAGGCTGACACCTGTATACATTTTGCAGGCATGCTTTAAATGTccaaatttttctcaaaatgtATAGATCAGATTATGCTGAGAAACAACTGAAAATCATGCAACAAGTAGATGAGGATCATCCTCTAACTCAACTTGCAAATGCGTGGCTAAACTTGGCTGTGGTATGCATTTTTTCTTGCAATACATTCTGTTTAATCAGGAATTGAAGTTCTATTGACCTACCTATTTTTCTTTGTACAAGGGTGGTTCAAAGATACAGGAAGCATATCTGATTTTCCAGGACTTCGCGGAAAAGTATCAAGTGACCAGCTTGATTCTTAATGGGAAGGCACTATGCTGCATGCACAAGGGTGAATTTGCTGACGCTGAAAGACTTCTGCTTGAGGCCCTAAACATTGTATACCATTCTAGCCTTTTGCTTTAATTGATATCCCCGACACCATTATCTAGTGTGAtgtttattgaaagattttttcAGGGTTTTGTATCATGGATATGTTTGTTGCTTTCATTACAAACATGAAAGTCTATTGCCACGAGTAAAAGTATGCTGTGAATTGACTACATGGCATTCGGATCACTTCCAAAATTTGATCTGCAGGGCATATAAACTATGTCTCATATCTTGTCTGACTTTTGACTTGAGAGTTTTTATTGTGTGTTAGATGCTGTAAGGAAGAATCAACATTCTTTTATCCATATGACATTATTTACACAGGATGCGAAGGACCCAGAGACTCTTGCCAATCTTGTAGTCTGCAGTCTTCACAACGGGAAGCCATCCTCCCGCTATTTGAAGTACGATTTGTACTTATTATACGCTATTTGATTTGTACTTCGTAGAGCTTCTACTTATTTTATGCAATTGTATGCTTCCGTGATATTTTGCAGCCAGTTGAAATTGTCACACCCAGACCACATGCTCGTTAAATGTGCATCAACAGCGGAAGAGAAGTTTGATAGAGCAGTTCAAAATGTTGCTTGAAGAGTAGACCGGCATGCTTGTTTGTCAAGTCCAACCATATGAGAATTATGTTATGCATCCATATTCAAGAAACCTACTGCCTTCGCGGAATTTGCTATTGTTAACCTTTTGTTTTCCAGTTCGACTTTTCTATATCTTATATCGGATTCAGTAAAACACACATTTTTTAGGGGGCTTAAATGTTGTAGTTGATTAATAAGTATATAGCGTCACTAGAGCCCCCACACCCTTGAAATTGTTCCGAGTGTCCTGTTTTGTTCTCCTTTCTCCTTTGGGTTCTTTTTCACGGATAAGCTGTCAAACTTGCTTCAAATCGCGGAACAATACCGATGTCAAGATGCCGTTTGAGACTGTGTTCAGAATTATAATGAAGTCTGACTTTCAAAAACAACGGCGCATTTCTGCTGATGATAAAGAATTGTAAGCTAAAAAATATGGTCTATCGCTCGCTTACGTCAGAAGCTCTCAGCATCCAAAGTGTTACGCACTGAATAATATGGTGCATCGAACACAAGGGCCGCATGCAACACTGCAacaaaaaatgatattaaagactcttaaataaaataaaataaatagggTGGTCTCATGTTAGTTCCTTTGAATGAATGTGTTTCATGTGTGAGCTTGTGTTTACACTGAACCTGAGGGATGGTTTCATATCCATTAACATGTTCCTCCCGCTATCTCTACGCAGTCTGCAAACTTTCTCGAAGTTGAGTGTATTTAGCCGTCTAGTTTGATCCATTCTTCATCTTGGTAGGATCGCTGTATGTTTCCTGCAAAAATATAATGATTTGCATTTGATCAAGGAAAAAAATAGATTATCAATTTGCTTGCTTCAGTTCAATTTTCTACTGATTTCAACTCGTTAATAGGTCTTTATCTTTGTACAAGGTTTTTATTCTTGCATCCCAGATTCAACGCATTTTAACATGAGATGATTTATTTCCAAAAACGTCAGTGACAAAAAACTCCTCAACCTTCTCAGTGAGTATCCAAAACAAACATGGCCAAAATTGCTAGACGGCATCGAAGATTCTCAGCATTGACATTCTGCGTCCTCTTAATGACTTCCGGTGACTTTTTTCAGACCCTTTCTTGAATGTTCTTGAACAAATACATTTTTCTTTCGAGAAGCCCCCTTTCTGGACTCCTCTTGAGCATTAGCCCGTGCATCATCACTCTTTTCTTCTTGTACTGTTTTCTTGATAATCTTCATTTCCGTTGGACTACTAATATTTGAACCATATCTCTGTCCGTCTTGACAGATTTCAAGGCCTTCAAATATTCATCAAAGGATGGTTTGAATTCGAACTCTTTTTCCAGAACAATACCGCCCCCATCAATTAAAGAGCTTCTTGACGTAATTCTACTATGTTTCTTTCTTCTCGGAGCTAATACCATTCTGGGGTTCTGCCGCTTGAACGGGATAACGAATTGAATTTGCGGGTCtgattgattaaataaacaactTCAATGGCGGGTTCAGAAGAATATACAGTACCCCCACCATGTTCTTTCTCCTTAATTTGGCATATCATTTAAGTTCTCAAAACAAAATGTGACAATTGATACAAAAGTTTATGGTGATATTAtccattatttttgaaattataaagcTATCTtacatgtatttttaaaattgtttttctATTAAACTACATTTGAGAtagttttataatttcaaaaataatatataatcatatgtatattttttattgtacatatatcataaataatcaGAGATGAAATTGAAATATTCGATTTGGATCTTGGACATAAAAACGTTGAAACTAAAAATAGGATTTGTGTCAACACCCTCGTTGGTGTAATGATATAAACCAACGACATAAACCTCTCTCAATAGAGAATAAAcatgtgtttgatttaatgttaattCTTTGTCAgattgtaattttaaaaaaaacctgtCATATAAGGTTTTTATGCCAACCATTTTTTATTtctataaaaaattcaaaacataaattaaaatatcGTGATTTGCCATTGCCCCTTTATAAgcgctttttttaaaaaaaaaatatgtataaacTAAAAAATTATATGGTTTTTGAATGATAAAAAATTGTTCTTTTTAGGAAATGTGTGtgtattatgttatatattatatgatatttaaaaaatgaagTTTATTATGAAGagtgattcaaatttcaaattcaaagtGAAAGGCGAACAGGAAAGCACCATCAGGGTACCACCTTTCGCTGTTGCTAGTTTGAGGATATTAAAACAGAACTGATTCAGCTGTGGACTCTTTCTCCATTGCCCAACCTTCCTGAGAGAATATGTATCATGTGTCATTATCAATAACAATTAACGATGACGAGGGTGTAACTAGTTGAAGGAGGAGGAAGAGGAGGAGGaggctttttccttttcttttttttgaaaatgagaaGGGCTATTTTTTCGCAAACTGTAATTGGTTGAGTTCAGTTTTTAGCTAGCCTGCTAAAAGGGGAGTTGGAAATAGAACCCTCTCATTTGACATGTGATGTGAGCTGAAAAATTAAATGTCCTTTGCAGTTAAATTCAATTCAGCTGAGTTTATTGACATCACTGATTAAACCCACATTTGTTTTTTGTGGGGTTTTTGAGATGTTCTCTTGTTCTTGACCGATCCCATTTGCTATCTTATTGGGGTTCTTGATGTTTTTCTTGGCGGTTCATTTGTCGTCAGATATATTTTTGTTTGGAttgggatttttttaaaatttcttgagGTTGTTTGCTTTCTCTTGCCACTATATCCAAGTACTGAATTTATGCATTGCATCTCCAAGTGATAAAAGGTTCATATTTTATTAGTTTGTTCAAAATGAGAGAAGAAATTCCATCTGGGAACAGAGTGAAAACTTCAAAATTTGCTGATCAAAATCAGGTCTCAAAGGGTGCTAAGCCTAGCAATGTGAAGGCCGACGGAAATTTTTCAAGGATGAAATCTTCATGGGGTTCTCACATAGTGAAAGGATTCTCAGCTGCAGATAAGAAAACCAAAACTAGAGTACTGCAAACCACAGCTAACATCAATAAATTACCATTCGACGATGCCACAAACCAGAAGAATCAGCCACCGGTTCCGAATTCAAGAATCAAGAGGTCCCTTATAGGTGACCTCTCATGTTCAATATATCCAACGCAGGTGCATCCACAGGCTGTCGAGATCCAAAAGAAGAAAAACTCTATAGGCTCATCCGAGGATTTGTTTCTTGAAATTGACCATCTGCGGAATATGCTTCAGGAATCAAA includes:
- the LOC142523015 gene encoding coatomer subunit epsilon-1-like is translated as MAADAGGPDPLFGLRNNFYLGAYQAAINNSEIPNLSPGDIVDRDCLVYRSYIALGSHQLVINEIDPSAATPLQAVKLLALYLSCPDNKEVAISSLREWLGDAVIGNNPMLRLIAGIIFMHEQDYNEALKHTNVGGTEGTMELHALNVQIFLKMYRSDYAEKQLKIMQQVDEDHPLTQLANAWLNLAVGGSKIQEAYLIFQDFAEKYQVTSLILNGKALCCMHKGEFADAERLLLEALNIDAKDPETLANLVVCSLHNGKPSSRYLNQLKLSHPDHMLVKCASTAEEKFDRAVQNVA